A portion of the Acidobacteriaceae bacterium genome contains these proteins:
- a CDS encoding TlpA disulfide reductase family protein, with the protein MLRRASMVVLMLSGLGLIVWAGIYNYHQRQEQMEHARATHLTLSKDANGNGTITSDAPSDSLGRDLRGKAAPAFKLKTLDGKSFSSADLKGHAVIINFWATYCGPCKLEMPWFQEFSKKYEAQGLRVVGIDDEEGASHDDIATAVKKTGVTYPILIADSDIEKAFGLGDYLPSTYYVDASGSVVVQTPGAPSKDEVEANIKKALGIQ; encoded by the coding sequence GTGTTGCGTCGAGCGAGCATGGTTGTGTTGATGTTGTCCGGCCTTGGCCTGATCGTCTGGGCAGGTATTTACAACTATCACCAGCGTCAGGAGCAGATGGAGCACGCGCGTGCCACGCACCTGACTCTGAGCAAGGACGCCAACGGAAACGGAACGATCACCAGCGATGCTCCTTCAGACTCGCTTGGTCGTGACCTCCGCGGCAAGGCTGCACCGGCGTTCAAGCTGAAGACGCTCGACGGCAAGTCGTTCTCTTCGGCAGACCTGAAGGGCCATGCGGTGATCATCAACTTCTGGGCAACGTACTGCGGCCCCTGCAAGCTGGAGATGCCGTGGTTCCAGGAGTTTTCGAAGAAGTACGAAGCTCAGGGGCTGCGCGTGGTTGGCATCGATGATGAAGAAGGCGCGAGCCACGACGACATCGCCACAGCCGTGAAGAAGACCGGCGTAACCTACCCGATCCTGATCGCGGACAGCGACATCGAGAAGGCCTTTGGCCTGGGTGACTACCTGCCGAGCACCTACTACGTCGATGCTTCCGGCAGCGTCGTGGTGCAGACCCCCGGCGCTCCGTCCAAGGACGAGGTCGAGGCAAACATCAAGAAGGCGCTGGGCATTCAGTGA
- a CDS encoding KpsF/GutQ family sugar-phosphate isomerase has protein sequence MNDSTETVNDSPAALVRVEIAALEALAERLDGPMREAFDRVINLFVEAVRSRRRVVLTGIGKSGLIARKIVATLVSTGTPSLYLHPAEALHGDLGYVRRGDVLLMLSYSGETEELVRLLPAMQKMGLTLVSITGDTTSTLATASAQALNVAVDREACNHQLAPTASTTAMLALGDALAIETSRRLAFQPQDFAKFHPGGQLGRKLVTVRQLMHSGDDLPVVPPTAAMPALIHEMSAKRLGMTTVQAKGKLLGVLSDGDLRRLMERNGPHTFHKQANDVMNTEPRTVSPDTLAGDALAIMEEHKITALVVTADGTPHSAVLGVVHLHDLWEVGPAKK, from the coding sequence ATGAACGATTCAACCGAAACCGTGAACGACTCTCCTGCCGCGCTGGTGCGCGTGGAGATTGCTGCGCTCGAAGCCCTGGCCGAACGCCTGGACGGCCCGATGCGCGAGGCGTTCGACCGCGTCATCAACCTCTTTGTAGAGGCTGTGCGCTCGCGGCGCCGCGTCGTGCTGACCGGCATCGGCAAAAGCGGGCTGATTGCACGCAAAATTGTCGCCACGCTGGTTTCCACCGGCACACCATCGCTGTACCTGCACCCGGCAGAGGCTTTGCATGGCGACCTGGGCTATGTGCGGCGCGGCGACGTGCTGCTAATGCTCAGCTACTCCGGCGAGACCGAAGAGCTGGTGCGTTTGCTACCCGCCATGCAAAAGATGGGGCTGACGCTGGTCAGCATCACCGGCGACACGACTTCGACGCTCGCTACCGCAAGCGCACAGGCGCTGAATGTGGCTGTGGACCGCGAAGCCTGCAACCATCAGCTTGCTCCCACCGCTTCCACGACAGCCATGCTGGCGCTGGGCGATGCGCTGGCCATCGAAACAAGCCGAAGACTGGCGTTTCAGCCTCAGGATTTCGCAAAATTCCACCCCGGCGGCCAGCTTGGCCGCAAACTCGTTACGGTGCGGCAGTTAATGCACAGCGGCGACGACCTGCCTGTCGTTCCTCCGACCGCGGCCATGCCGGCGCTGATCCACGAGATGAGCGCCAAGCGGCTGGGCATGACCACTGTGCAGGCCAAGGGCAAGCTGCTGGGCGTGCTGAGCGACGGCGACCTGCGCCGCCTGATGGAGCGCAACGGCCCACACACTTTCCACAAACAGGCCAACGACGTGATGAACACCGAGCCGCGCACCGTTTCGCCAGACACCCTGGCCGGGGACGCGCTCGCGATCATGGAAGAGCACAAGATCACGGCGCTGGTCGTGACCGCCGACGGAACGCCGCACTCTGCCGTGCTGGGCGTGGTGCATCTGCACGATCTGTGGGAAGTCGGACCAGCAAAGAAGTAA
- a CDS encoding proline--tRNA ligase: MQRWSQLFIPTLREAPADAEVASHKLLLRAGYVRQLGAGIYSYLPLGQRSLNKIIAIVREEMDKIAQEFFLPALNPAEVWQESGRWTGMGDNMFRLKDRKGAELCLAMTHEEIMTSIARNELRSYKQLPQIWYQIQTKFRDEPRPKSGLLRVRQFTMKDAYSFDLDQAGLDISYDKHDRTYRRIFTRCGLEFVAVEADSGSMGGSQSQEFMVYTEAGEDLIASSASGYAANLEKATSKLAVVADLEPTAEAPEEVHTPGFRTIDEVGAFLKTQPHHQIKTMAYIVEHPESDQKQIKTVGKTRAVVAFLRGDHTLNETKLGAIALGEVRPMTSEEIAETFKAPAGYLGPIGLEPAPHPRKPGVLVVLDASLEGRTNMVAGANKEEYHLRNVTPGRDFKPTVIADVRNINEGELDPVGGEPLRLGKAVEIGHIFKLGYKYSDAMGARVLDTNGKEVTPIMGSYGIGLERILTAAIESSAASFAAASKDDPKATEQYALPPSIAPFQAVVSVTNVKEADLVAAGERVASDLDAARVDVLLDDRDERAGVKFKDAELIGVPFRVNIGKKLSEGLVEVVDRLAGTTTDVALEAAAAHVQSLIAANTK, translated from the coding sequence ATGCAACGTTGGTCGCAACTCTTCATTCCTACACTCCGCGAAGCTCCGGCTGACGCGGAAGTCGCCAGCCACAAGCTGCTTCTCCGCGCCGGATACGTGCGCCAGCTCGGCGCTGGCATTTACAGCTACCTGCCGCTTGGGCAGCGCTCGCTGAACAAGATCATCGCCATCGTCCGCGAAGAGATGGACAAGATCGCGCAGGAGTTCTTCCTGCCCGCGCTGAACCCCGCCGAGGTATGGCAGGAGTCCGGACGCTGGACCGGCATGGGCGACAATATGTTCCGCCTGAAAGACCGCAAGGGTGCCGAGCTCTGCCTCGCGATGACGCATGAAGAGATCATGACCTCCATCGCTCGCAACGAACTGCGCAGCTACAAGCAGCTCCCGCAGATCTGGTACCAGATTCAGACCAAGTTCCGCGACGAACCACGTCCTAAGAGCGGCCTGCTGCGTGTGCGCCAGTTCACGATGAAGGACGCCTACTCGTTCGACCTCGACCAGGCTGGTCTGGACATCAGCTACGACAAGCACGACCGCACCTATCGCCGCATCTTCACGCGCTGCGGTCTGGAGTTCGTCGCGGTCGAAGCCGACTCCGGCTCCATGGGCGGTTCGCAGTCGCAGGAGTTCATGGTCTATACCGAAGCGGGGGAAGACCTGATCGCGTCGTCTGCCTCCGGCTACGCGGCGAACCTGGAGAAGGCTACATCGAAGCTGGCGGTCGTCGCCGACCTCGAACCGACAGCAGAAGCTCCCGAAGAAGTCCACACCCCGGGCTTCCGCACCATTGACGAAGTGGGAGCGTTCCTCAAGACACAACCGCACCACCAGATCAAGACGATGGCCTACATCGTTGAACATCCGGAGTCCGATCAGAAGCAGATCAAGACCGTTGGTAAGACACGCGCTGTCGTGGCCTTCCTGCGCGGCGACCACACGTTGAACGAGACCAAGCTGGGCGCGATTGCGCTGGGTGAAGTGCGTCCGATGACGTCCGAAGAGATTGCAGAGACCTTCAAGGCTCCTGCTGGCTACCTGGGCCCGATCGGCCTGGAGCCTGCGCCGCACCCGCGCAAGCCCGGTGTGCTCGTCGTTCTCGACGCCTCCCTCGAAGGCCGCACGAACATGGTCGCCGGTGCGAACAAGGAGGAGTACCACCTCCGGAACGTGACGCCGGGCCGCGACTTCAAGCCCACCGTTATTGCTGACGTGCGCAACATCAACGAAGGCGAACTAGACCCCGTGGGCGGCGAACCGCTGCGACTGGGTAAGGCTGTCGAAATCGGCCACATCTTCAAGCTTGGCTATAAGTACTCCGACGCCATGGGCGCGCGCGTGCTCGACACGAACGGTAAGGAAGTTACGCCGATCATGGGTTCGTACGGCATCGGTCTCGAGCGCATCCTGACGGCTGCCATCGAATCAAGCGCAGCCAGCTTTGCCGCAGCGAGCAAGGACGATCCCAAGGCCACAGAGCAGTATGCTCTGCCGCCTTCTATCGCTCCGTTCCAGGCAGTGGTCTCCGTCACCAACGTGAAGGAAGCTGATCTGGTTGCCGCAGGAGAGCGGGTTGCCAGCGACCTAGATGCTGCACGCGTCGACGTTCTGCTGGATGACCGAGACGAGCGCGCAGGCGTGAAGTTCAAGGATGCCGAGTTGATCGGCGTTCCCTTCCGCGTGAACATCGGCAAGAAGCTGAGCGAAGGTCTCGTTGAAGTCGTTGATCGCCTTGCAGGCACGACGACCGACGTTGCTCTCGAAGCAGCCGCCGCACACGTCCAATCGCTGATCGCCGCGAACACGAAGTAG
- a CDS encoding PBP1A family penicillin-binding protein, translating into MAVKVKLGKSGHSIWWRLLRACLVLVLAVAVIGGIVFAAYYHQYEGLVDARLSAGPLFASTAQIYAAPEEVRTGQQLSAETIASQLRRAGYNGNPQLGSFKLQGDSILIKPGPQSYLATDGATITTSGGVVQSITAENGAALAGYKLEPQLITALSEDKNRTKRRLITYNQIPPRMVQAVLAIEDRRFFEHGGINYVRTVKCGVQDLLSGHKACGGSTLTQQLARGFFLSPEKKISRKIAEIMITFQLEGRFNKQQIFEMYANQINLGQRGSFAINGFGEAAQSYFGKDIRQLNLPECALLAGMIQRPNYFSPYKHPDRAMERRNIVLDSMVETEAITQSEADHAKAEPIRLAPPNVDASEAPYFVDMVHDQIVQRVGDFTTSHSQLRIYTSLDPQLQQVASEAVEAGMPHVDELVRKLHRKSDTAITYPQVALIAINPHTGQVLALVGGRNYGTSQLNHVMAERPTGSIFKPFVYATAYNTSLNGTALSGGGVFTALTRINDDPTTFYYDGKPYTPGNFERGEYPGMVTAADALAHSLNIATIALAEKVGYGNVASLARSSGIVNARPTPSMAIGTYSATPLDMAGAYTTFANGGVHIKPWLLSSVRNQQGDIVSDFTPDAKQVLDPRVAYLTQSLMEGVINRGTAARVRSLGFTAPAAGKTGTSHDAWFAGYTSNLLCIIWVGNDDYTDVKLQGADAAAPIWADFMKRAAKLSQYSDMKGFTAPEGVQIVPINRATDLPADETCPGDSLSLAFLVGTAPAGTCSHMGEDPQALGDRIFNTDGTGNTDENGQPHRNVFQKMFGLGKKKEDEAPPQ; encoded by the coding sequence ATGGCAGTGAAAGTGAAACTCGGTAAGAGCGGCCACTCCATCTGGTGGCGGTTGCTGCGCGCGTGCCTTGTGCTCGTGCTGGCAGTGGCAGTCATCGGTGGAATCGTGTTCGCGGCGTACTACCACCAGTACGAAGGTCTGGTAGATGCACGCTTGTCCGCGGGGCCGCTGTTTGCGTCCACAGCGCAGATCTACGCCGCGCCGGAAGAGGTCCGCACCGGACAACAGCTCTCTGCTGAAACCATTGCTTCGCAGTTGCGGCGCGCCGGGTACAACGGCAATCCGCAACTCGGCAGCTTCAAGCTGCAGGGCGACTCGATCCTCATCAAGCCGGGCCCGCAGAGCTACCTCGCCACCGACGGTGCCACCATTACCACCAGCGGCGGCGTAGTGCAGTCCATCACCGCGGAGAACGGCGCGGCGCTCGCCGGATACAAGCTCGAGCCACAGCTCATCACCGCCCTGAGCGAAGACAAGAACCGCACCAAGCGCCGCCTTATCACCTACAACCAGATTCCCCCACGGATGGTGCAGGCCGTGCTGGCGATTGAAGATCGCCGCTTCTTCGAGCATGGCGGCATCAACTACGTTCGTACCGTCAAGTGCGGTGTGCAGGATCTGCTGAGCGGCCACAAGGCCTGCGGCGGATCAACACTCACACAGCAACTTGCCCGTGGCTTCTTCCTTTCGCCAGAGAAGAAAATCTCGCGCAAGATTGCCGAGATCATGATCACATTCCAACTCGAAGGCCGCTTCAACAAGCAGCAGATCTTCGAGATGTATGCCAACCAGATCAACCTGGGGCAGCGTGGCTCCTTTGCGATCAACGGCTTCGGCGAAGCCGCACAGTCGTACTTCGGCAAAGACATCAGGCAGCTGAATCTTCCGGAGTGTGCGCTGCTTGCGGGCATGATTCAGCGGCCAAACTACTTCTCGCCGTATAAGCATCCTGACCGCGCGATGGAGCGCCGCAATATCGTTCTCGACTCGATGGTGGAGACCGAAGCCATCACGCAAAGTGAGGCAGACCACGCCAAAGCAGAGCCCATCCGCCTTGCTCCGCCGAACGTAGACGCCAGCGAAGCACCGTACTTTGTCGATATGGTGCATGACCAGATCGTGCAGCGCGTCGGTGACTTCACCACCTCGCACTCACAGCTTCGCATCTACACTTCGCTTGATCCGCAACTGCAGCAGGTTGCTTCCGAAGCCGTGGAAGCAGGCATGCCCCATGTAGATGAGCTTGTGCGCAAGCTGCATCGCAAGAGCGACACGGCCATCACCTATCCGCAAGTTGCTCTGATCGCGATCAATCCGCACACGGGCCAGGTGCTCGCGCTGGTGGGTGGACGCAACTACGGAACATCGCAGCTCAATCATGTGATGGCCGAGCGCCCGACAGGCTCAATCTTCAAGCCGTTCGTCTACGCAACGGCGTACAACACGTCGCTGAACGGCACAGCGTTGAGTGGTGGCGGCGTCTTCACCGCGCTGACGCGCATCAACGACGACCCTACGACCTTCTACTACGACGGCAAACCATACACGCCCGGCAACTTCGAGCGCGGCGAGTATCCCGGTATGGTCACCGCAGCCGATGCTTTGGCTCACTCTTTGAACATTGCGACGATCGCGCTTGCCGAGAAAGTGGGCTACGGAAACGTTGCTTCTCTTGCTCGCAGTTCAGGCATTGTGAACGCTCGCCCCACACCTTCGATGGCGATCGGCACCTACAGTGCGACGCCACTCGACATGGCCGGGGCTTACACGACCTTCGCCAACGGCGGCGTTCACATCAAACCCTGGCTGCTTTCGAGCGTACGCAATCAGCAAGGCGATATCGTCTCTGACTTCACGCCGGACGCAAAGCAGGTGCTTGACCCGCGCGTAGCTTACCTCACGCAATCGCTGATGGAAGGCGTTATCAACCGCGGCACAGCGGCTCGCGTTCGCAGTCTCGGCTTTACCGCGCCTGCCGCTGGCAAGACCGGCACCTCGCACGACGCATGGTTTGCGGGATACACCTCCAACCTGCTCTGCATCATCTGGGTCGGCAACGACGATTACACCGACGTCAAGCTGCAGGGCGCAGATGCCGCCGCACCCATCTGGGCAGACTTCATGAAGCGTGCCGCCAAGCTGTCGCAGTACTCCGACATGAAGGGCTTCACCGCTCCTGAAGGCGTGCAGATCGTCCCCATCAATCGCGCTACCGATCTGCCTGCGGATGAAACCTGCCCCGGCGACAGCCTCTCGCTGGCGTTCCTTGTTGGCACCGCACCTGCAGGTACCTGCTCGCACATGGGTGAAGACCCGCAAGCACTCGGTGATCGCATCTTCAACACCGATGGCACTGGCAACACCGATGAAAATGGGCAGCCACACAGGAACGTCTTCCAGAAGATGTTTGGCTTAGGCAAAAAGAAGGAAGACGAAGCTCCTCCACAGTAG
- a CDS encoding Fpg/Nei family DNA glycosylase, producing the protein MPEGDTIYRTARALQKALAGKIVSAFETGVAKLASVDDDSPVAGRTVEKVEARGKWCLIFFSGDLILVSHMLMSGSWHIYRAGEKWMLPHSRMRVALRVEANASSGDAFEAVLFNAQIAEFHTARSLERSSQVPKLGLDVLSDTFTPEAGVDALRRYAQSHPDVELGVTLLNQRVLAGLGNVYKSEVAFAAGVNPFRHLSTLTERELAAMTEFAQRYMKANVQDGSSEGIVTYSGNRRTTHSMNAGERLWVYGRQGEECRRCGALIERRLQGEQARPTYWCPQCQPWIAAEGQSSKAPVGRATTRGPRRRTGC; encoded by the coding sequence ATGCCTGAAGGAGACACCATCTATCGAACGGCGCGAGCCTTACAAAAAGCTTTGGCGGGCAAGATCGTTAGCGCGTTCGAGACAGGTGTAGCGAAGCTGGCGAGCGTTGACGATGACTCGCCGGTAGCTGGACGAACAGTGGAGAAGGTGGAGGCGCGAGGGAAGTGGTGTTTGATCTTCTTCTCCGGCGATCTGATCCTCGTTTCGCACATGCTCATGTCCGGCTCCTGGCATATTTATCGCGCAGGAGAAAAGTGGATGCTCCCGCACTCACGGATGAGAGTGGCTCTTCGCGTTGAGGCTAACGCTTCGAGTGGAGATGCTTTTGAGGCCGTGTTGTTTAACGCGCAAATAGCGGAGTTTCATACGGCCCGCTCGCTAGAACGAAGTTCGCAGGTGCCGAAGCTTGGACTGGATGTGTTGTCCGATACGTTTACTCCAGAGGCCGGTGTCGATGCTTTGCGACGTTATGCTCAATCGCATCCTGACGTAGAGCTGGGCGTGACGTTGCTGAACCAGCGTGTGTTGGCGGGGCTTGGGAATGTCTACAAGAGCGAGGTCGCGTTTGCGGCCGGAGTCAACCCGTTTCGGCATCTCAGCACGCTCACCGAGCGGGAGCTTGCGGCGATGACAGAGTTTGCGCAGCGTTACATGAAGGCGAATGTACAGGATGGTTCAAGCGAGGGCATCGTGACGTACAGCGGCAATCGCCGCACGACGCACAGCATGAATGCGGGAGAGCGCTTGTGGGTCTATGGTCGGCAGGGGGAGGAGTGCCGCCGATGCGGTGCTCTTATCGAGCGACGCTTGCAGGGTGAGCAGGCGCGCCCTACATACTGGTGTCCGCAATGCCAGCCTTGGATCGCCGCAGAAGGGCAGAGTTCCAAAGCTCCAGTGGGACGTGCGACGACGAGAGGCCCTCGCCGTCGCACCGGTTGCTGA